One Geitlerinema sp. PCC 9228 genomic window, GTATCCCCGCACGTCGTCAACAAAGCCATTGCCATCGTCATCTATCCCATTGTTGGGAATTTCATCGGCATTCACCCACATCTGAGTGGCCAAATCGGGATGTTCTGGAGCTACCCCCGTATCCACAACCGCCACCACTACACCTTCACCGGTAATTCCCTGTTCCCAAACTTCCGGTACCTGCAAGCGATTTAAATCGTTGTAGTTGGAAAACGAACTGGCAGGGGTCAAATCGGTTACTTCAGGAAACGGTTCCTGGGCACCAACCGCCGCTGCTACCGCTGCCGATGCATCCACCATACCGAAGCCGTAGCTGGGACTAAAATTAGCCGGCGGTTGTTGTGGCTGTAACGGGGGTTGGTCGGTAGGCGTTGCTGCTGCCATCAGAGTGTAGCTGGTTTCTCCAGAAAATTGGGTAACGAGGGCAAAATATTCCCCTGCTCCCAAATTGGGAATTTCTACGCTTTCTGCCGCCGTTCCCGGTCGTACGGATTGACCGATGAGTTCGTCAAATTCAATGGCTTGGTTGTTGTTGATATCTTGAACCAGACGCAGGTCGGCGTCGCTTTCCAAATCGTCAAGCCCCAAAACAAAATTGCTGGTACGTTCCAATTGCAAGCGATAGAGATCCACCGATTCCGTTTCGCTCACTGACTGGCGCACCACTTGCGTGTCTTCAATGCTCCCCAAGTCGGCAGCGGTGTCTAATGTGCTACCCACATCCGAACGAACAATGTCAAAAACTTCTAAAAATTGAGAGAGGTCTCTACCTTCTGATAAAACATCTGCGAACATGAGCGTTTTTCCCTCATTGGCAATTAAAAACGAACCGAAAGCCCAAGGTGTAGTTAGCAAAAAAAAGGAACAACTAGCCGCCAACGAACGGCCAAAATTTCTCATCCAGGTTTTGACAGTTGGTTGGTCAGGGGGAAGGTCGTTCATAGGTTTTTTTCGGATAGGGAATTGCCAGCATTGCCCTTATAGAAACAGTATGGGAAGGCTAAAACCCCTGGTGCTTTAGCCAGGGGATACAGCCAACTTTGGGGCTTGCGCCCCATGTCAGTTAGAATATCGGTGTGGCCAGTAGGCGTATCAACTGCGCTAAGAGGCATCCTAGTACGGCACCATCCCGGCATATTCGTCACTACGGTTTTAAGCCGCAAGCCCCTATCACTGCCAACAAGGGCAGGATGCTGAGCGTATCGAACTGACTTAGTGTTGAAAGGTGCGAAACCACATAGGCATAGAAGTAGTCCCAATGGCGACAAAAATCGCTTGAGGTGAGTAAGTAGGGGTGCTTTGACTGGTTCCACCCGGCTTCACTTCTGGGTGCCAGTCTAAAAGAAAAGCGTAGCAATGCAGCTTCAGCCCATCGCGGAGCATCCTTTGGGAATCCTCTACTCTTTAGAGAGGGGAGCCCTCAAGCGGATTGTTCTTTTTGGAGAGCATTGATAATTTGCAGGTTGGCTTCGGGAAAGGCAAACCCATGCAATTGTTCTACATGGACCCAACGAATTTCTTCGCATTCTAGCGCTTGGGGACGGCCGGCTACATGGTGGCAGTGATGCACCACTAAGGTGACGCGAAAGGTATCGTAGGTATGGGTAATCTCCACTAAGCGATCGCCTACGCGAACGTCAATGCCCAATTCTTCTCGAATTTCCCGACGGATACATGCATCGTAAGTTTCCCCAGATTCAATTTTGCCCCCTGGGAACTCCCACAATCCTCCCATTTCTCCTTCTCGACGGCGGCGGTCGATGAGAATTTGATTTTGCTGGTTCCAAATAACAGCAACACCGATGTATTTGTGGGGGAATGCAGCCTCAGTCATACTGTATTTTGGGGAATTCGTCTTTGTTCTTTGTAGCATGTTTTGGAGGAGGGAGCGTGGGGGTATGGGAGACAAAGATAAATTGTATTTCCATAATTACCTCATTTTCTCATTTACCGATCTCCCACACGCCCACCCTCGGTATGCTCCACCCCTCATCCATGATGGGCTAGCAACACAGAAACCACGCGCTCCGACTCTTGGAGTTGCTGCAGGCGATCGCCGGAACTATCTGGATTGTCTACTGCTAGGCTATCCATGGCAACGGATAGGTGGCGATCGCGATCGGTGGTGATGACCAACGTTTCCTGTCGGTGGGCGGCTACCATGCCAGCTAGGGTGTCGTTTTTGTGGGGAAAGTGGAAGGCTTGGGTGCCGATGCTGCCTCTTTGGGCGAGACGGAGGAGGTTGACGGGTAGGCGTTTGGCGTAGCCGGCGGCGGATATTAATGCAATGTCGCCGTGGGGAGGTACGGTGGCCATGCCTACCAGTTTTTCTTTTTTGCGCAAGCGCAATGCCATATCTCCCTGGGCCGTACGCCCGCGTATGGGAAGCTGGGTATCGTCTACTTCAAAGCGCAGGATACGACCGCCAGAAGTGGCTAAAAGGACTTGTTCGCCGAGCTGACAGGTTTGTACGGAGATCAAGCGATCGCCGCTTTTGAGCTTGCAGACGGTGATGCCGCGGCTGCTGGAACTAGCTGCTTCTAACAAAGGCAACCGTTTGATGCGTCCCTGATAAGTCAATATAAGTAAGTAAGATTCGGTAGTGGTGTCGGGAAGCAGCAGCGAGGAAGCGATCGCTTGGGGTTCTTTTTGGGCCGCGG contains:
- a CDS encoding S8 family serine peptidase, whose amino-acid sequence is MNDLPPDQPTVKTWMRNFGRSLAASCSFFLLTTPWAFGSFLIANEGKTLMFADVLSEGRDLSQFLEVFDIVRSDVGSTLDTAADLGSIEDTQVVRQSVSETESVDLYRLQLERTSNFVLGLDDLESDADLRLVQDINNNQAIEFDELIGQSVRPGTAAESVEIPNLGAGEYFALVTQFSGETSYTLMAAATPTDQPPLQPQQPPANFSPSYGFGMVDASAAVAAAVGAQEPFPEVTDLTPASSFSNYNDLNRLQVPEVWEQGITGEGVVVAVVDTGVAPEHPDLATQMWVNADEIPNNGIDDDGNGFVDDVRGYDFVDGDRDPRDENGHGTHMAGTVAAGRNGIDTDLSGNEWEVTGVAYNAQIMPVRVFGEDGSSDSRLAAGIRYAIANGADVINIPIGQPFNELPKTQKALTEARKAGIPAIMPTGNDGQGEETSFPGFPARYAALDLGIAVGAVNEKQEVIDFSNPAGATLGGYPFFVAPGEAVASTVPASTSTFSLPNNQYVGLSGTSMAMSYVGGVVALLREANPSLTPQQIEQILIDTADPKGLLP
- the mutT gene encoding 8-oxo-dGTP diphosphatase MutT; the protein is MTEAAFPHKYIGVAVIWNQQNQILIDRRRREGEMGGLWEFPGGKIESGETYDACIRREIREELGIDVRVGDRLVEITHTYDTFRVTLVVHHCHHVAGRPQALECEEIRWVHVEQLHGFAFPEANLQIINALQKEQSA